From the Campylobacter volucris genome, the window CAATGAAAATGAAATTCGTCTTTATGTACAAACTGAAAATGGTTTAGAAGAGCTTATAATAAATGATGATTTATTTTCTCATCCTCTTTATGAAGAAGCAAATTATATTTATCAAAAAATCAAAGATAGAGATTTGAAATTTGATAAAGATGTATTAGAAATTTTAGATGATGTAGAAAAAAATGCTAAAAAAGGTGCTTACATACAGCGTTATAAAGGTCTTGGTGAGATGAATCCTGATCAATTATGGGAAACTACTATGGATCCAAACAATCGTCGTTTATTAAAGATTACTATAGAAGATGCTCAAAGTGCAAATGATACTTTTAATCTATTTATGGGAGATGATGTAGAACCTCGCCGTGAATATATACAAACTCATGCTAAAGATGTTAAACATTTGGATGTTTGATATTAAATTATGAAAACTTTTTTACAAAATATCCCAAAAGTAGAATTACACTTACACATTGAAGGCTCATTAGAGCCTAAAATGATGTTTGATTTAGCTAAGAAAAATAATATTACTTTAAAATATAAAAGCGAAGAAGAGATTAAAAAAGCTTATGATTTTTCAAATTTGCAAGATTTTTTAGATATTTATTATCAAGGTGCAAATGTCTTACAAACCAAGCAAGATTTTTATGATTTAACCTTTGCTTATATGAAAAAGTGTAAAGAGCAAAATGTAATCCATACTGAAATTTTTTTCGATCCTCAAACTCATACTGCTAGAAATATTCCTTTAAAAGATGTTATAGAAGGTATTTGGGAAGCTTTACAAAAAGCTAAAAGTGAATTTGGAATTTCAAGTTTTTTAATAGCTTGTATTTTAAGACATTTAAGCGAAGAAGATGGTTTAAAAACTTTAGATGAGCTTTGTTTGTATAAAGATAAAATCAAAGCTATAGGACTTGATAGCTCAGAACTTAACAACCCTCCTTTTAAATTTAAAAATTTATTTAAAAAAGCTAAAGAAGAAGGCTTTTTATTAGTTATGCATGCTGGCGAAGAAGGAGATAGTGAATATATCAAACAAGCTTTAAAT encodes:
- a CDS encoding adenosine deaminase; amino-acid sequence: MKTFLQNIPKVELHLHIEGSLEPKMMFDLAKKNNITLKYKSEEEIKKAYDFSNLQDFLDIYYQGANVLQTKQDFYDLTFAYMKKCKEQNVIHTEIFFDPQTHTARNIPLKDVIEGIWEALQKAKSEFGISSFLIACILRHLSEEDGLKTLDELCLYKDKIKAIGLDSSELNNPPFKFKNLFKKAKEEGFLLVMHAGEEGDSEYIKQALNLGANRIDHGVRCQEDLELVKQLAKSQIPLTVCPLSNIKLKVFNVMQEHNILKLLKQNLCVCVNSDDPAYFGGYILENFNALDEAFKFSKDEVKKLCINAVNASFLQENEKKSLIKMIEEFS